The proteins below are encoded in one region of Bremerella sp. P1:
- a CDS encoding leucyl aminopeptidase, translated as MKVTGTEHKISDFSGDVLVVGTYEDGLSPPANQLDTLIGGSITRLRESEDITGKANEVTTILAPGGFAVTRIYVIGLGKKEDLNQQRAYEAAATAAVALSAKKVQKAAFYLDDFWPSELMEQAIAGAASAVNGQDIYRKEKKQNPPGEIIWNGATPEVLEKGIALGNAISLTRSLVNRCANDIYPATFAEEAAVVAENHDLNIEVWDKAKLTEEKCGSLLAVARGSVKDPRLVIVRYNGGKKGDPPLALVGKGVTFDSGGLSLKPSDGMITMKADMAGAATVLGAIKAIAALKIPVNVVALCGLVENMVSGDSYKLGDILHSRSGKTIEVLNTDAEGRLVLADVLNVALDEKPMAIVDLATLTGACVVALGMDTAGLMTNEPDWCHEVEQAALTTGEKMWQLPMYPEFGEQMKSQIADVKNVGDGRWGGAITAAKFLEEFVDETPWTHIDIAGPSFAEKPKPYCGGGATGFAVRTLVELARRQATR; from the coding sequence ATGAAGGTTACCGGTACCGAACATAAGATCTCCGACTTCTCCGGAGATGTCCTGGTTGTTGGAACGTACGAAGACGGCCTCTCGCCGCCTGCCAACCAGCTAGATACCCTCATCGGCGGAAGCATCACGCGTTTACGTGAATCGGAAGATATCACGGGCAAAGCGAACGAAGTCACCACGATCCTGGCTCCCGGCGGCTTCGCCGTCACCCGTATCTACGTGATCGGCCTCGGCAAGAAGGAAGATCTGAATCAGCAGCGAGCCTACGAAGCAGCCGCCACGGCCGCGGTGGCTCTGTCGGCCAAGAAGGTCCAGAAAGCAGCGTTCTACCTGGACGACTTCTGGCCTAGCGAACTGATGGAACAAGCGATCGCCGGGGCAGCATCGGCGGTCAACGGCCAAGACATTTACCGCAAAGAAAAGAAGCAAAACCCACCCGGCGAGATCATCTGGAACGGCGCGACTCCAGAAGTCCTGGAAAAGGGTATCGCCCTGGGCAATGCCATCAGCCTGACCCGTTCGCTGGTCAATCGCTGTGCCAACGACATCTATCCGGCCACCTTCGCGGAAGAAGCAGCCGTCGTTGCTGAGAATCACGATCTGAACATCGAGGTCTGGGACAAGGCCAAGCTGACCGAAGAGAAATGCGGTAGCCTTTTGGCCGTCGCTCGTGGCAGCGTGAAAGATCCTCGCCTGGTAATCGTTCGCTATAACGGCGGCAAGAAGGGTGATCCACCGCTGGCGTTGGTCGGCAAAGGAGTCACGTTCGATAGCGGTGGTCTCTCGCTTAAGCCATCCGACGGCATGATCACCATGAAAGCCGACATGGCCGGTGCCGCGACCGTCCTGGGTGCGATCAAAGCAATCGCAGCCCTGAAAATCCCGGTCAATGTCGTTGCGTTGTGCGGCCTGGTCGAGAACATGGTTTCTGGCGACAGCTACAAGCTGGGTGACATCCTCCACTCGCGCAGCGGCAAGACAATCGAAGTTTTGAATACCGATGCTGAAGGTCGCCTGGTTCTGGCCGACGTGCTGAATGTGGCGCTCGATGAAAAGCCGATGGCCATCGTCGACCTGGCCACGCTAACCGGTGCTTGTGTCGTTGCCCTGGGCATGGACACCGCCGGCCTGATGACCAACGAGCCAGACTGGTGCCATGAAGTGGAACAGGCAGCGCTAACCACCGGCGAAAAAATGTGGCAGTTGCCGATGTACCCAGAGTTTGGCGAACAAATGAAAAGCCAGATCGCCGACGTCAAGAATGTCGGTGACGGTCGCTGGGGCGGAGCCATCACGGCAGCGAAGTTCCTGGAAGAATTCGTTGACGAAACCCCCTGGACGCATATCGATATCGCCGGTCCTTCGTTCGCGGAAAAACCCAAACCGTACTGCGGTGGCGGAGCGACCGGATTTGCGGTTCGTACCCTGGTGGAATTGGCGCGACGCCAAGCTACCCGTTAA
- a CDS encoding c-type cytochrome yields the protein MEVYPVNQYDPLMPGILMAIVAVVHVFLAQFAVGGGMLLCYFQWLAMTGRCANARLFVHGYFKWLVLISFVAGAVTGVGIWFTAIQVSAPTIGEMIRNFHWIWATEYLFFLLEIFAGYLFYRYHRNISDAACLKLLGMYAFAAWMSLFLINGIISWQLTPGGWIEGHSIVAGFFNPTFWPSLFFRTIVALTLSGLVACIVVNTMSKLQQEEKRTLINYAAHLLVPMVLMPILGGWFMLAMPEDSRAWVMGGSPAMTLFMNISVGASVAIGGYAFIGMFLQKLYINGATGTLLLMLAFGATAGGEFVREGSRKPYSIRYWMYSNGIFPDEVAQMRKDGCLANDPYPLTEGTKVAGEITTRGAKVFRRQCAVCHTVVGINGVTELTKTWDEDQMRMNFAKLQHTKPFMPPFAGTPEELESLVRYLKWVEHGDDDAAEAPLEEEALTNIQKWLDAAGTEPASGLHQRSDVAMKGGR from the coding sequence ATGGAAGTCTATCCGGTCAATCAATACGACCCGCTGATGCCAGGGATTTTGATGGCGATTGTGGCGGTCGTTCACGTCTTTCTCGCCCAATTTGCGGTGGGCGGGGGCATGCTGCTGTGTTATTTCCAGTGGCTGGCGATGACAGGCCGCTGCGCCAATGCCCGCCTGTTTGTGCATGGCTACTTTAAGTGGCTGGTACTGATCAGCTTCGTAGCCGGGGCAGTGACCGGAGTTGGTATCTGGTTCACGGCCATCCAGGTCAGTGCCCCGACCATCGGCGAGATGATTCGTAATTTCCATTGGATCTGGGCGACGGAGTACCTCTTCTTTCTGCTGGAAATCTTCGCCGGGTATCTCTTTTACCGCTATCACCGAAACATCAGCGATGCGGCCTGTTTGAAGTTACTGGGCATGTACGCGTTTGCGGCGTGGATGAGCCTGTTTTTGATCAATGGGATTATCAGCTGGCAGCTTACGCCAGGCGGATGGATCGAAGGGCATTCGATCGTCGCAGGGTTCTTCAATCCGACGTTCTGGCCGAGCTTGTTCTTCCGCACGATTGTGGCGTTGACGCTCTCTGGATTGGTAGCGTGTATCGTGGTGAACACGATGTCCAAGCTCCAGCAGGAAGAGAAACGCACCCTGATCAACTATGCGGCCCACCTTCTGGTTCCGATGGTGCTGATGCCGATCCTGGGTGGCTGGTTCATGCTGGCCATGCCGGAAGACAGCCGTGCCTGGGTGATGGGGGGCAGCCCCGCGATGACCTTGTTCATGAATATCTCGGTTGGGGCGTCGGTCGCGATCGGTGGGTACGCTTTCATCGGCATGTTTCTGCAGAAGCTGTACATCAACGGAGCCACGGGCACACTGCTGCTGATGCTCGCCTTTGGGGCGACCGCTGGTGGGGAATTCGTTCGCGAAGGTTCCCGAAAGCCTTATTCGATTCGCTACTGGATGTACTCCAATGGGATCTTTCCTGATGAGGTCGCCCAGATGCGAAAGGATGGCTGCCTGGCGAACGACCCGTATCCTCTGACCGAGGGAACGAAAGTCGCCGGCGAGATCACAACCCGTGGAGCCAAGGTTTTTCGACGCCAGTGTGCCGTGTGTCATACGGTGGTCGGTATCAATGGCGTGACCGAGCTGACGAAGACCTGGGACGAGGATCAGATGCGAATGAATTTCGCCAAGCTGCAGCACACCAAGCCATTCATGCCACCGTTTGCTGGCACGCCGGAGGAACTCGAATCGCTGGTTCGTTATCTGAAGTGGGTTGAGCACGGGGATGATGACGCGGCGGAAGCACCGTTGGAAGAAGAAGCCTTGACCAATATTCAAAAATGGTTGGACGCGGCGGGAACCGAGCCGGCGTCAGGCTTGCATCAGCGATCGGATGTTGCCATGAAGGGAGGCCGCTAA
- a CDS encoding GNAT family N-acetyltransferase, with product MNVQLRAGNALTPGELAAWKSILANNPTLDSGYYRPELTLAASRVRSDVEVAIVSENGKPQAFFPFQRGDNQCASAVTGRLSEFHGMIVPQDFAFDPREIVKACGIRSWRFDHAPVWRTELEPFAWARSESPFMDLSSGYDAYTEKLRERGSSAIKQTQRKQRKLAREVGPLRFEYNTDAPEVWDALVKWKSEQYVRTNTLDIFRYDWVHELLQSIRSEKSPEFSAPLSALWAGDQLAAVHLGLASSTAMQIWFPAYNRDLQNYSPGLVILLELASAAAEHGIQRIDFGKGEERYKYEFSTDVLPLLEGGIDFRFAMPTILASWNKLNQAIRRSPWRKQLEAPILATRRFRQWMAFR from the coding sequence ATGAACGTTCAACTCCGCGCTGGAAATGCCCTCACGCCAGGAGAGCTGGCTGCCTGGAAATCCATCCTGGCCAACAATCCAACGCTCGATAGTGGATACTATCGTCCCGAACTCACCCTGGCTGCGTCCCGTGTGCGAAGCGACGTGGAAGTCGCCATCGTTTCCGAGAACGGTAAGCCTCAGGCCTTCTTCCCCTTTCAGCGTGGCGACAATCAATGCGCGTCCGCGGTCACCGGTCGCCTGTCTGAATTCCACGGCATGATCGTGCCGCAGGACTTCGCGTTCGACCCACGCGAGATCGTAAAAGCTTGCGGTATTCGCTCGTGGCGATTCGATCACGCCCCGGTCTGGCGCACCGAGCTCGAGCCGTTCGCCTGGGCACGCTCCGAGTCCCCTTTCATGGACCTCTCAAGCGGCTATGACGCCTATACTGAAAAGCTCCGCGAGCGAGGCTCTTCCGCGATTAAGCAGACGCAGCGGAAACAACGCAAACTGGCTCGCGAAGTGGGACCGCTTCGCTTTGAATACAATACCGACGCCCCTGAGGTCTGGGACGCGCTGGTGAAGTGGAAGTCCGAGCAGTACGTCCGTACCAACACGCTCGATATCTTCCGCTACGACTGGGTACACGAACTGCTTCAATCGATTCGGTCTGAGAAAAGCCCGGAGTTCTCGGCACCACTGTCGGCGCTGTGGGCCGGCGACCAACTCGCCGCGGTTCACCTGGGTCTCGCCAGCAGCACGGCCATGCAGATCTGGTTTCCGGCCTATAACCGAGACCTGCAGAACTACTCGCCGGGCCTTGTGATTCTGCTGGAATTAGCTTCCGCCGCCGCGGAGCATGGCATCCAGCGGATTGACTTTGGCAAAGGGGAAGAACGCTACAAGTACGAGTTCTCGACCGACGTGTTACCGCTATTGGAAGGTGGTATCGACTTCCGCTTCGCCATGCCGACCATCCTGGCCAGTTGGAACAAACTGAACCAAGCCATTCGGCGTTCCCCATGGCGGAAACAACTCGAAGCCCCCATCCTGGCGACGCGCCGCTTCCGACAATGGATGGCGTTTCGATAG
- a CDS encoding DUF1571 domain-containing protein, with product MTKSLISRRTLLAGGTALACGLTRATYGEDQRQGLREPVYRVSNRTNNPTQQVQQVAAQHPLTPALELAERGLQSINSNIRDYECTLVKREQINGKLGDQEFMYTKIRNEQIDQRGQVLAPFSVYMYFLKPSNLKGREVLYVKGHNNGNLMAHEGTALLKHVTVSLDPNGTLAMRGQRYPITDIGIKNLIVRLIEVAKQDMQYGECDVKFYNGAKINGRVCTVIEVIHPVPRKNFRFHKAHVFIDDELQVPIRFASWDWPKQQGGEPPMLEEYTYMNLKLNNGFTDADFDPHNDKYGFNV from the coding sequence ATGACCAAGTCCCTCATTTCGCGTCGTACGCTACTCGCTGGCGGTACGGCTCTAGCCTGCGGGCTGACCCGGGCGACTTACGGTGAGGATCAACGTCAGGGCCTACGTGAGCCTGTTTATCGGGTTTCCAACCGTACGAACAATCCCACGCAGCAGGTCCAGCAGGTAGCCGCTCAGCATCCGCTGACCCCGGCCCTGGAACTCGCCGAACGCGGGCTGCAAAGCATTAACTCGAACATTCGTGACTACGAATGCACCCTGGTTAAACGTGAACAGATCAACGGCAAGCTCGGCGATCAAGAGTTCATGTATACCAAGATCCGCAACGAGCAGATCGACCAACGCGGTCAGGTCCTTGCACCATTCAGCGTTTACATGTACTTCCTGAAGCCTTCGAACTTGAAGGGTCGTGAAGTGCTGTACGTGAAGGGTCACAACAACGGCAACCTGATGGCTCATGAAGGAACGGCGCTACTCAAGCACGTGACCGTTTCGCTTGATCCCAACGGTACCCTGGCCATGCGTGGTCAGCGTTACCCGATCACCGACATCGGTATCAAAAACTTGATTGTCCGGCTGATCGAAGTCGCCAAGCAGGACATGCAGTACGGCGAGTGCGATGTGAAGTTCTACAACGGTGCCAAGATCAACGGTCGCGTCTGCACCGTGATCGAAGTGATTCACCCAGTGCCTCGCAAGAACTTCCGCTTCCACAAAGCTCACGTCTTCATCGACGACGAATTGCAAGTGCCGATTCGCTTCGCTTCGTGGGACTGGCCAAAGCAACAAGGCGGCGAGCCACCCATGTTGGAAGAGTACACCTACATGAATTTGAAGCTTAACAATGGCTTCACCGATGCAGACTTCGATCCGCATAACGATAAGTACGGTTTTAACGTTTAA
- a CDS encoding MBL fold metallo-hydrolase produces MAEINFLRIVSMPFDENTYVLYREGLASCVVVDPGLEPEKIVQVLKERNLDVVAILNTHGHSDHIAGNGTMKQLYPDAPLVIGHGDAEKLTDPIKNLSGQFGLPLISPKEDQTVKGGDTYSAAEIDFEVRETPGHSVGHVIFIVKDGARTIVLGGDVLFKGSIGRTDFPDGSFADLKQAIEEEIFTLPNDTIVLPGHGPATSVGDEIEGNPFVGKPAGYKR; encoded by the coding sequence ATGGCTGAGATCAATTTTTTACGCATCGTCAGTATGCCGTTCGATGAAAACACGTATGTCCTTTATCGGGAAGGGCTTGCGTCATGCGTGGTCGTCGATCCTGGTTTAGAGCCAGAAAAAATAGTGCAAGTGCTTAAGGAGCGGAATCTTGATGTTGTCGCCATTTTGAACACCCACGGGCATAGCGACCACATCGCTGGCAACGGCACCATGAAGCAGCTGTATCCTGATGCCCCCCTAGTGATTGGGCACGGAGATGCCGAAAAGCTGACCGACCCGATCAAGAACCTAAGCGGCCAGTTTGGCCTCCCATTGATCAGTCCGAAAGAAGATCAGACCGTAAAGGGTGGCGATACTTACTCCGCCGCGGAGATTGATTTTGAGGTTCGCGAGACACCTGGGCACAGTGTGGGCCACGTCATCTTTATCGTGAAGGATGGTGCCCGGACCATCGTGTTGGGGGGGGATGTTCTGTTCAAGGGAAGCATCGGTCGAACCGACTTCCCGGACGGAAGCTTCGCCGACTTGAAGCAAGCGATCGAAGAAGAGATCTTCACTCTGCCCAACGATACGATCGTTTTGCCGGGGCACGGGCCAGCCACGTCCGTCGGTGATGAGATCGAAGGCAACCCGTTTGTTGGAAAGCCGGCCGGGTACAAACGATAA
- a CDS encoding ATP-binding protein, whose protein sequence is MASLFVIQGDDQGRRFELARDMISIGRDRGNEIVLHDTEISRRHAEIRMNDSGFMLVDLQSSNGCYVNQKRVTECQLTHGDRLQLGHTLMIFTHTASAPATRPISVSLQEKHREGSRIIHSIRHEEGSQIFLPSELREPGESQHLQDNLQLIYDTALAVSRTLDIDQLLDYLLGLIFNWVEADRACIVLIDSQTKLPEAKAQRVREGRSGVDEAITISRTILDYVLTNREGVLTTDAQDDQRWSPEGSIINSGVNEAICVPMQGRYGIVGAIYIDTFIPPDMTSSTTQSRFTEEHLKLMIAIAHQAALAVEDTHYYSAVVRSERLAAMGQAVAAISHHVKNILQGIHGGSYIIEEGIKSGKLDVVQHGWGIVSRNQDRIAHLVMDMLSFSKEREPDRSNASLNDVVEDVVNLMRTRAKEIGVLLEFRPDIDLPMGLFDEEGIHRAALNVVSNAIDAVSEAEEPRVIVSTEFREASRELVCTVEDNGQGIPAEMLERIFSAFESTKGNRGTGLGLPVTKKILQEHGGDVLVESEPGTGTKFLMYFPWIAVPTEETRY, encoded by the coding sequence TTGGCTTCACTATTTGTCATCCAAGGCGACGACCAGGGACGCCGATTCGAATTGGCCCGCGATATGATCTCGATTGGTCGAGATCGCGGAAACGAGATCGTTCTGCACGATACCGAGATTTCCCGTCGACATGCCGAAATCCGCATGAACGACAGCGGCTTCATGCTGGTCGACCTGCAAAGCTCCAACGGCTGCTACGTCAACCAGAAGCGGGTTACCGAATGTCAGCTGACACATGGGGATCGCTTGCAGCTGGGCCATACGCTGATGATTTTCACGCATACGGCATCTGCTCCGGCGACACGCCCCATTAGTGTGAGTCTGCAGGAAAAGCATCGCGAAGGTTCGCGGATCATTCATTCGATTCGCCACGAAGAAGGCAGCCAGATTTTTCTGCCTTCAGAACTTCGCGAGCCAGGCGAATCGCAGCATCTGCAAGACAATCTGCAGCTGATCTACGATACGGCCTTGGCGGTCAGTCGCACGCTCGATATCGATCAACTGCTCGATTACCTGTTGGGGCTAATCTTCAACTGGGTCGAGGCAGACCGTGCTTGTATCGTGCTGATCGACTCACAAACCAAGCTACCCGAAGCGAAAGCCCAGCGTGTTCGCGAAGGACGCTCGGGCGTCGACGAAGCGATCACCATCAGCCGTACAATTCTTGACTATGTGCTGACCAATCGCGAAGGGGTGCTCACCACCGATGCCCAGGACGACCAACGCTGGTCGCCGGAAGGAAGCATCATCAATAGCGGCGTGAACGAAGCGATCTGCGTTCCCATGCAAGGCCGCTACGGCATTGTCGGTGCCATTTACATCGATACGTTCATTCCGCCTGACATGACGTCGTCGACCACCCAATCACGCTTCACCGAAGAACATTTGAAGCTAATGATCGCGATCGCTCACCAGGCTGCTCTGGCGGTGGAAGACACACACTACTACTCGGCGGTGGTGCGCAGCGAACGACTGGCGGCCATGGGACAGGCCGTGGCCGCAATTTCCCACCATGTGAAGAACATCCTGCAAGGCATCCACGGCGGTAGCTACATCATCGAAGAAGGCATCAAGTCGGGAAAACTCGATGTCGTTCAGCATGGCTGGGGCATCGTTTCCCGCAACCAGGACCGTATTGCCCATTTGGTAATGGACATGCTTTCCTTCAGCAAGGAACGCGAGCCAGACCGCAGCAATGCGTCGCTCAACGACGTGGTCGAAGACGTCGTCAACTTGATGCGAACCCGAGCCAAGGAGATCGGCGTCCTGCTCGAGTTCCGCCCCGATATCGACCTGCCGATGGGACTGTTCGACGAAGAAGGGATCCATCGGGCGGCATTGAACGTGGTCAGCAACGCCATCGACGCCGTCAGCGAAGCCGAAGAGCCGCGGGTAATCGTTTCAACCGAATTCCGCGAAGCATCGCGAGAGCTCGTCTGCACGGTGGAAGATAACGGGCAAGGGATACCTGCCGAAATGCTGGAGCGGATCTTCTCCGCCTTTGAATCGACCAAGGGAAACCGCGGCACCGGGCTTGGCTTGCCAGTGACCAAAAAGATCCTGCAAGAGCACGGTGGCGACGTGCTGGTCGAAAGCGAGCCAGGGACAGGAACCAAGTTCCTCATGTATTTCCCCTGGATCGCGGTGCCGACGGAAGAAACCCGCTATTAA
- a CDS encoding M28 family peptidase yields MPNLTMLSRSFFLLLLLATPSGLLAEDAAVAAGEASSTAALKHTLGYLASDELKGRGIGSDGLEEASQYVAKQFEAIGLKTDLVNGSPFQEFEVNVSSEMGSKDKNVLKIVSGEEAKELKLGEDFTPLSVGGSNQFDAPLVFVGYGISAPKLEYDEYADIDVKGKVVVILRKEPQQGNPHSVFDGTKASQHALFSRKISNAYQNGAAGVILINDDQGLDQIRAHVKAAFDTAVADLVKLQQEYSAKEMHSPEDVKAYLGDVTKLSKRIAEYGESLEEGMDEVIPLTGAGAESTRPNFPVMFAKRSVFEPLIEKQFGKSLSDIEMGIDHTLKPVVGTLEGWKAVGETDIVRETATVHNVIGMIEAPNATSDEVIIIGAHYDHLGMGGSGSLAPLTHEIHNGADDNASGTTALLEVARRLVTKKDQLRHRILVIAFTGEEEGLLGSAHYVKEPVIPLDKTLMMFNMDMVGRLNENKLIAMGSGTAEMFEPLLDHLNEKHKFELTKDPGGFGPSDHASFYAKELPVLALFTGTHNDYHRPSDDADKINYEGMARIIDYGIDFLIAIDKANDRPQYVAVKSKQPEMRGGSRPYFGSIPDFTVIGKGYGIQGTSPGSPAADAGIKGGDILIDLGGNRIGGLEDFDAALRKFKAGDKVEVVVLREGNEVKLTVTLAPPR; encoded by the coding sequence ATGCCCAACCTAACCATGCTCTCGCGTTCTTTCTTTCTTTTGCTGCTTTTGGCGACCCCATCTGGTCTGCTGGCTGAAGATGCCGCGGTTGCCGCTGGCGAAGCATCGAGCACAGCTGCTTTGAAGCACACCCTTGGCTACCTGGCCTCCGACGAGTTGAAAGGTCGAGGTATCGGCAGTGACGGTTTGGAAGAAGCCTCGCAGTATGTCGCCAAGCAGTTTGAGGCGATCGGCCTGAAAACCGACTTGGTGAACGGATCGCCATTTCAGGAGTTCGAGGTCAACGTATCGTCCGAGATGGGATCCAAGGACAAGAACGTGCTGAAGATAGTCTCGGGCGAAGAAGCTAAGGAATTAAAGCTGGGTGAAGATTTCACACCCCTGTCGGTGGGTGGCAGCAACCAGTTCGATGCCCCGCTGGTATTTGTGGGCTATGGGATTTCGGCTCCCAAGCTGGAATACGACGAGTACGCCGACATCGACGTCAAGGGGAAGGTGGTCGTGATCCTGCGGAAAGAGCCGCAGCAGGGCAATCCGCATAGCGTGTTCGACGGTACCAAGGCCTCGCAGCATGCCCTGTTCAGCCGCAAGATTTCTAACGCTTATCAAAACGGAGCCGCCGGCGTTATTCTGATCAACGATGACCAAGGGCTCGACCAGATTCGTGCTCACGTGAAAGCCGCATTCGATACCGCAGTGGCTGATCTGGTGAAGCTTCAGCAAGAGTACTCGGCCAAGGAGATGCATTCGCCGGAAGATGTCAAAGCGTACTTGGGAGACGTCACCAAGCTGAGCAAGAGGATTGCCGAGTACGGTGAGTCACTCGAAGAGGGCATGGATGAGGTGATTCCCCTCACTGGGGCAGGGGCCGAATCGACCCGCCCGAATTTCCCGGTTATGTTCGCCAAACGAAGTGTCTTCGAGCCGCTGATCGAAAAACAATTCGGTAAATCGCTCAGTGATATCGAAATGGGAATCGATCACACCTTGAAGCCAGTCGTCGGGACCCTGGAAGGTTGGAAAGCCGTCGGCGAAACCGATATCGTTCGTGAAACGGCGACTGTTCATAACGTGATTGGCATGATCGAGGCCCCCAACGCCACCTCGGACGAAGTCATTATTATCGGGGCTCACTACGATCACCTCGGCATGGGGGGCTCTGGCAGCCTGGCACCTTTGACCCACGAGATTCATAACGGTGCGGACGATAACGCCTCGGGAACGACTGCCTTGCTGGAAGTTGCTCGTCGGTTGGTGACGAAGAAAGATCAGCTGCGACATCGAATCCTGGTGATCGCTTTCACCGGCGAGGAAGAAGGGCTACTGGGCAGTGCTCACTATGTGAAAGAGCCTGTTATTCCGCTCGATAAGACGCTCATGATGTTCAACATGGACATGGTGGGCCGCCTGAACGAGAACAAGCTGATCGCGATGGGAAGCGGCACGGCAGAAATGTTCGAGCCCCTGTTGGATCACTTGAACGAGAAGCACAAGTTCGAGCTCACCAAAGATCCAGGCGGATTCGGTCCCAGCGATCATGCATCGTTCTACGCCAAGGAGTTGCCTGTGCTGGCCCTGTTCACTGGGACGCATAACGACTACCACCGCCCCAGCGACGATGCCGACAAGATCAACTACGAGGGGATGGCCCGGATTATTGATTACGGGATCGATTTTCTTATCGCGATCGACAAGGCCAACGACCGGCCGCAATATGTCGCCGTCAAATCCAAGCAGCCCGAGATGCGAGGCGGATCTCGCCCCTACTTCGGCAGCATTCCGGACTTCACGGTGATCGGCAAAGGGTATGGCATCCAAGGAACCAGCCCTGGTAGCCCCGCCGCGGATGCCGGTATCAAGGGAGGTGACATCCTGATCGATTTGGGCGGAAACCGAATCGGCGGACTCGAAGACTTTGATGCCGCACTGCGGAAATTCAAAGCTGGCGACAAGGTCGAGGTAGTTGTCCTGCGTGAAGGAAACGAAGTGAAGCTGACCGTCACCCTGGCACCCCCACGATAG
- a CDS encoding OmpH family outer membrane protein, translating into MRTSFVQQGVLKVKRILSCFCVAVALTAFCQVSTASAQQASAGNIAVIDIPVIFKNHALFKKQMDELKGSVDAAEQALTQDRDQMKKMVEELQGYKAGTPEYKALEERMAKVQADLQVKVGLQKKEFMEREARVYFNTYNQVTQTVSTFAQRHNITLVLRYNSNEIDPTNRQSVLEGVNRPVIYQNQIDITYDILNILNNGVQRNAAVPGSQVPLPR; encoded by the coding sequence ATGAGGACCAGTTTTGTCCAGCAAGGAGTGCTGAAAGTGAAGCGAATTCTCTCTTGTTTCTGTGTTGCGGTCGCGTTGACCGCTTTCTGTCAAGTCAGCACTGCCTCGGCCCAGCAGGCCAGTGCCGGTAACATTGCCGTGATCGACATCCCGGTCATCTTCAAGAACCATGCTTTGTTCAAGAAGCAAATGGACGAATTGAAGGGCTCGGTCGATGCAGCAGAGCAGGCTCTGACTCAAGATCGCGACCAGATGAAGAAGATGGTCGAAGAGCTGCAAGGCTACAAAGCCGGTACCCCGGAATACAAAGCCTTGGAAGAACGTATGGCCAAAGTTCAGGCCGACCTGCAGGTCAAAGTTGGTTTGCAGAAGAAGGAATTCATGGAACGTGAAGCCCGTGTCTACTTCAACACCTACAACCAAGTGACGCAGACGGTTTCGACCTTCGCTCAACGTCACAACATCACCTTGGTGCTGCGTTACAACAGCAACGAAATTGATCCAACCAACCGTCAATCGGTTCTGGAAGGTGTCAATCGTCCGGTGATCTACCAAAACCAGATCGACATCACCTACGACATTCTGAACATCCTGAACAACGGTGTTCAACGTAATGCAGCCGTCCCTGGCAGCCAGGTTCCACTGCCTCGCTAG
- the lpxC gene encoding UDP-3-O-acyl-N-acetylglucosamine deacetylase, with translation MNSASLANHGEPIARFQQTLKASASVSGRGYWSGKEVTVRFEPAPEDTGIVFVREDLEGAPQIPALVDYRVEVPRRTNLVYQGATVEMVEHVLAALAGLQVDNCYVHVDSAEMPGMDGSAKDYVEQVLAAGIETQTAPRAVLAISEVVRVGDDECWVEARPSGSKRMKFKYRLDFGNEGLIGRETLEGKISPEYFQNELAPARTFLLLQEAEWLRQQGLGTHVDFSELLVFGPEGPIDNELRFEDECVRHKVLDLFGDLALAGCDIQGTVIANRSGHRLNAELVKQLLKENQVAYLSRRTA, from the coding sequence ATGAACTCCGCATCCCTCGCCAATCACGGCGAACCGATCGCACGATTTCAACAAACTCTTAAAGCTTCCGCATCCGTCTCGGGACGCGGGTATTGGAGCGGTAAAGAAGTGACTGTTCGCTTCGAGCCAGCCCCAGAAGACACCGGCATTGTCTTCGTTCGCGAAGACTTGGAAGGTGCACCGCAAATTCCTGCCCTGGTCGATTACCGGGTAGAAGTTCCTCGCCGCACGAACCTGGTTTATCAGGGCGCGACGGTCGAGATGGTCGAACACGTTCTCGCAGCACTGGCCGGCCTACAGGTCGACAACTGCTACGTCCACGTCGATTCAGCCGAGATGCCCGGCATGGACGGATCCGCCAAGGACTACGTCGAGCAGGTCCTGGCTGCCGGTATTGAAACACAAACCGCCCCGCGTGCCGTTTTGGCAATCTCCGAAGTGGTTCGCGTTGGTGATGACGAGTGCTGGGTGGAAGCTCGCCCGAGTGGATCGAAGCGGATGAAATTCAAATACCGCTTGGATTTCGGCAACGAAGGCCTGATTGGCCGAGAGACACTCGAAGGCAAAATCAGCCCCGAATATTTCCAAAATGAACTAGCTCCGGCTCGCACATTTTTGCTACTTCAGGAAGCAGAATGGCTGCGTCAGCAAGGGCTGGGAACGCATGTCGATTTTAGCGAGTTGTTGGTCTTTGGTCCGGAAGGTCCGATCGACAACGAACTCCGCTTCGAGGACGAATGTGTTCGTCACAAAGTTCTCGATCTGTTCGGAGACCTGGCCCTGGCAGGTTGCGATATCCAAGGAACGGTCATCGCGAATCGTAGCGGTCATCGTTTGAATGCAGAGCTGGTTAAGCAGCTTCTGAAGGAAAATCAGGTTGCCTATTTGTCGCGGCGGACCGCCTGA